The Claveliimonas bilis genome window below encodes:
- a CDS encoding CDP-glycerol glycerophosphotransferase family protein — MFDHLQTVVAPRLRSLLRVLSIGHFHKKRIVFFSYFGRQYSCNPKYISEYMQKHYPDYEIVWAFKQPQHFKSLEKRNIKTVKYLYPRFLRICLTSKFIVTNSEIPAWFPIMKRQVYINTWHGGGAYKRVGAAYQKETPGKQIRAEIAREMPCIYVSSSKAFTDLTIHQSFHHYGTILSCGMPRNDMLVKQNRPQLVSKIKTYYHLPQDAHILLYAPTYRDSKTASEYLFDCSAIKKALTERFGGNWYFMFRMHYFVIDQLKDKAEYIDASAYPDMQELLYASDVLITDYSSSMWDFALTGKPCFLYATDLKFYDMKRGFYSDIHTWPFPLAENTSELEHCIESFDSEKYSTNVKKHLADLGSYETGHACEYICKFITQNNQ; from the coding sequence ATGTTTGATCATTTACAGACAGTTGTGGCTCCAAGACTTCGAAGCCTTTTAAGGGTATTATCTATTGGCCATTTTCACAAAAAACGCATTGTTTTTTTCAGCTACTTTGGCAGACAATATTCTTGTAATCCAAAGTATATTTCTGAATATATGCAGAAACACTATCCTGACTACGAAATTGTCTGGGCTTTTAAACAACCGCAGCATTTTAAATCTTTGGAGAAAAGAAATATTAAGACCGTAAAATATTTATATCCCAGATTTCTAAGAATCTGTCTGACCTCTAAATTCATTGTTACAAATTCAGAAATCCCCGCCTGGTTCCCCATTATGAAAAGGCAGGTATATATTAACACCTGGCATGGGGGCGGCGCATACAAAAGAGTCGGGGCTGCTTACCAAAAAGAAACCCCTGGAAAACAGATCCGCGCGGAAATTGCCCGAGAAATGCCCTGCATTTATGTATCCAGTTCAAAAGCCTTTACTGATTTAACTATTCATCAGAGCTTCCACCATTACGGGACTATATTATCCTGTGGTATGCCCAGGAATGATATGCTTGTCAAACAAAATCGTCCACAATTGGTCTCCAAGATCAAGACATACTACCATTTACCCCAAGATGCGCATATCCTCTTGTATGCGCCAACATATCGTGACAGCAAAACCGCATCTGAATATCTGTTCGACTGTTCTGCCATCAAAAAAGCTTTAACTGAACGCTTTGGCGGGAACTGGTATTTTATGTTTCGCATGCACTATTTTGTTATAGATCAGTTAAAGGACAAAGCCGAATACATCGATGCTTCCGCTTACCCTGATATGCAGGAGCTCCTGTATGCTTCTGATGTTCTGATTACAGACTACTCCTCGTCCATGTGGGATTTTGCATTGACTGGAAAACCCTGTTTTCTATATGCCACAGATCTTAAATTTTATGACATGAAGCGGGGATTCTACTCTGATATTCATACCTGGCCCTTCCCCCTGGCTGAAAACACAAGTGAATTGGAACATTGTATCGAATCCTTTGATTCCGAAAAATATAGTACAAATGTTAAGAAGCATCTCGCAGATTTGGGAAGTTATGAAACAGGGCATGCCTGCGAATATATCTGCAAATTCATTACTCAAAATAATCAATAA
- a CDS encoding IspD/TarI family cytidylyltransferase → MNYAVIFAGGTGTRMNTKTKPKQFLTLHGKEIIIYTLEHFENHPDIDGISVVCIEGWIDYLKKLVSKYQLKKVKWISPGGNTGQESIYNGLNAMKGEIGEESIVLIHDGVRPLIDGELITKNIETAKEKGRAVTVVEATETVMVVNENGELVENVDRHKCRFARAPQTYIYQELLKAHEHAREKGINTFIDSATMMQAEGYTLYPVMGKPENIKITTPSDFYTFRAIVEAEENSQILGF, encoded by the coding sequence ATGAACTATGCTGTAATTTTTGCCGGCGGAACAGGTACAAGAATGAATACGAAGACAAAGCCGAAACAGTTTCTTACGTTACATGGAAAAGAGATTATAATTTATACATTAGAGCATTTTGAAAATCATCCGGATATTGATGGGATTTCTGTTGTATGTATTGAGGGATGGATTGATTATTTAAAAAAACTTGTTAGTAAATATCAATTAAAAAAGGTGAAATGGATTTCTCCTGGGGGAAATACAGGACAGGAATCTATTTATAATGGTTTAAATGCTATGAAAGGAGAAATTGGTGAGGAATCAATTGTGTTGATTCATGACGGTGTGAGACCATTAATAGATGGTGAACTGATTACAAAGAACATTGAAACCGCAAAAGAAAAAGGAAGAGCAGTAACTGTTGTTGAAGCAACAGAAACAGTTATGGTTGTAAATGAAAATGGAGAACTTGTAGAAAATGTGGATCGGCATAAATGCCGTTTTGCAAGAGCTCCTCAGACCTATATTTATCAGGAATTACTAAAGGCGCATGAACACGCCAGAGAGAAGGGAATCAATACGTTTATTGATTCAGCTACTATGATGCAGGCAGAAGGATATACGCTTTATCCTGTGATGGGAAAGCCGGAAAATATTAAGATTACGACACCTTCGGATTTTTATACATTTCGAGCTATAGTAGAAGCGGAAGAAAATTCACAGATTTTGGGTTTTTAG
- a CDS encoding NAD-dependent epimerase/dehydratase family protein — MHSILEEDLELIIKSDIAWENYRNKTILITGATGLIGSLLVKTFVRFNRISQGNVLIIAVVRNGEKAKRILGEELKEAEVKVYVGDITEDIYIEEDIDYIFHTASVTASKIMVENPVETIEVSYQGTNNILKLARQKSVKGMVYVSSMEAYGISNPELEFVEEKDLGYIDLANVRSSYSEGKRICECLCTAYMSEYQVPVTIARLAQTFGAGILETDNRVYAQFAKSVIDEKDIILHTDGLSEGNYCYTRDVIRGLLILGYLGESGQAYNVVNSESHMQIREMAQLVAEKVSDGKIKVIYDIPDNPLKYGYAPPVKMHLSSRKINALGWKAEVGLEEAYKRMIADMKEGIQ; from the coding sequence ATGCACTCAATATTGGAAGAAGATTTAGAACTGATTATTAAAAGTGATATTGCTTGGGAAAATTATCGTAACAAAACCATTTTAATTACTGGTGCAACAGGACTTATAGGGTCGTTACTTGTTAAAACTTTTGTGCGTTTTAATAGAATTAGCCAGGGAAATGTTTTGATTATCGCTGTTGTAAGAAATGGAGAAAAGGCTAAAAGGATATTAGGCGAGGAATTAAAGGAAGCAGAGGTTAAGGTATATGTAGGAGATATTACAGAGGATATTTATATAGAAGAAGATATTGATTATATATTCCACACGGCATCGGTTACTGCTTCAAAAATAATGGTGGAAAATCCTGTGGAAACAATAGAGGTATCTTATCAGGGGACGAATAATATTTTGAAGTTGGCTCGTCAAAAAAGCGTAAAAGGTATGGTATATGTATCTTCTATGGAAGCTTATGGTATTTCAAATCCTGAATTAGAATTTGTAGAGGAAAAGGATTTGGGATATATAGATTTGGCAAATGTAAGAAGTAGTTACTCTGAAGGAAAAAGAATTTGTGAGTGTCTATGTACAGCATATATGTCTGAATATCAAGTCCCGGTAACTATTGCTAGGTTAGCACAGACGTTTGGGGCAGGCATTCTGGAGACAGATAACCGGGTGTATGCGCAGTTTGCTAAGAGTGTAATAGACGAGAAAGATATTATACTCCATACTGATGGGTTATCCGAAGGGAATTATTGTTATACCCGAGATGTGATTAGAGGGCTGCTGATTTTGGGATACTTAGGAGAGTCCGGACAAGCTTACAATGTCGTAAATTCGGAATCTCATATGCAGATACGGGAGATGGCACAACTGGTGGCAGAAAAAGTGTCGGATGGGAAAATAAAAGTGATATATGATATACCGGACAACCCATTAAAATATGGGTATGCTCCTCCGGTGAAAATGCATTTAAGTTCCAGGAAAATAAATGCTTTGGGATGGAAAGCAGAAGTAGGACTAGAAGAAGCTTATAAAAGAATGATAGCAGATATGAAAGAAGGGATACAATGA
- a CDS encoding glycosyltransferase family 2 protein, translated as MADISVIVPVYNSERYLEKTLNSILKQSFRDFELILVDDGSADLSGEICDKYAEKDKRIVVIHKKNGGICSARNAGMEIAKGQYIAFCDNDDLYLDGLLEDNYYLADKYDADVVRFSRRRTDSLNGKVIAVRETKGFQTGYIPSSKFEKFYEQINNAGEGVWAGLYKREFLEKYNIKFNENMKYGYEDLYFMIQIYMHQPSIVLNSKVYYHWIMRYDHSTSAKINKNNIDSLMVCLLEKWNLYKKYRMEETKKYLWIKELSARICQVIKYVGPEKAGLKLKERIDVIKYFATCSVFDERFRFNTMLKMIKQTGVGSAGICWMFSHRLYFVLYCLIIGKNFRMY; from the coding sequence ATGGCAGATATAAGTGTAATTGTTCCGGTATATAATTCAGAAAGATATTTAGAAAAGACTCTAAACAGTATTTTGAAACAATCCTTTCGTGATTTTGAATTGATTTTGGTCGACGATGGCTCGGCGGATTTAAGCGGGGAAATTTGTGATAAATATGCAGAGAAAGATAAACGAATTGTCGTGATTCACAAGAAAAATGGAGGTATTTGCTCTGCCAGAAACGCAGGAATGGAAATTGCGAAAGGACAATATATAGCATTTTGTGATAATGATGATTTGTACTTGGATGGCTTGTTAGAAGATAATTATTATTTGGCGGATAAATATGATGCAGATGTGGTTCGCTTTTCTCGAAGAAGAACAGACAGCCTTAATGGAAAAGTGATAGCTGTTCGTGAGACAAAAGGATTTCAAACAGGTTATATTCCTTCAAGTAAATTTGAAAAATTTTATGAGCAAATAAATAATGCCGGGGAAGGAGTATGGGCTGGATTATATAAGAGGGAATTTCTGGAAAAATATAATATTAAATTTAATGAAAATATGAAATATGGATATGAAGATTTGTATTTCATGATTCAGATATATATGCATCAACCATCGATTGTTTTAAATAGTAAAGTTTATTACCATTGGATTATGAGATATGATCACAGTACTTCAGCTAAAATTAATAAAAATAATATAGATTCATTGATGGTATGCCTGCTGGAAAAATGGAATTTGTATAAAAAATACAGAATGGAAGAAACCAAGAAATATTTGTGGATAAAAGAGTTGTCGGCGCGAATTTGTCAGGTAATTAAATATGTGGGTCCCGAAAAGGCGGGATTAAAATTAAAAGAACGAATTGATGTGATAAAATACTTTGCAACATGTAGTGTTTTTGATGAAAGATTTAGATTTAATACCATGCTTAAGATGATAAAGCAAACAGGTGTGGGAAGTGCTGGGATATGTTGGATGTTTTCGCATCGACTGTATTTCGTGTTGTATTGTTTGATAATTGGAAAGAATTTTAGGATGTATTAA
- a CDS encoding Mu transposase domain-containing protein, with amino-acid sequence MLTKTKMQEIQDLKLQGYTKADIIRYYEAQGRKPPSRPTISKYYDMDVLPDDPGAKLAKPKTFDAEPFRSTIIRILETNSGKTFCMSSVYDVLEEKFIENGDYEKLPGNQQTLRNYIHYLEDSGQINREPEHRRIYDYVFDTPPGEQMLIDFGEETLSKTTHIHFMCLLLRYSRFLCVYAQDHKYNSEEACKAIYRSFCRLGGRPKELVIDQDAVFVASETYGEVIKTRTFEDFCTEQDIRLWVCNKADPESKGPIENSVGFVKKNFFSARKVTCIDDVWRSLPGWLERKNQRIHRSTLRVPKAVYDSIERSAMRPLLPSVYETSPNTFRTYEIAAIPYVLYKSCRYSVPRDYAFKTVQFKVVSGKIHIYDDQLNYICSHNLSERKGSVNQLPEHRKQDSGDWIEIMERLRGKWNCYDFQHFINGVKKENPRHISKQLRAIEQFLDSENPDKSLVAQVMKECCQKYRYQFSQFKVVYSLAKAGRELTTDDCRAQVPSGSVSYTDLSVYAKAFQERTERKEAAAR; translated from the coding sequence ATGCTGACAAAAACAAAAATGCAGGAAATACAGGATTTAAAACTGCAAGGTTACACAAAAGCTGATATTATCAGATACTATGAAGCGCAGGGACGCAAGCCTCCCAGCCGGCCCACAATCAGCAAGTATTATGACATGGATGTGCTCCCGGATGATCCCGGCGCTAAGCTCGCAAAACCGAAAACCTTTGATGCGGAACCTTTCCGCAGTACGATTATCAGGATCCTTGAAACAAACAGCGGAAAAACGTTCTGTATGTCATCAGTTTACGATGTTCTGGAAGAAAAATTCATCGAAAACGGAGACTATGAGAAACTTCCCGGGAACCAACAGACGCTCCGGAACTACATCCATTATCTTGAGGATTCCGGACAGATCAACAGGGAGCCTGAGCACCGCCGTATCTATGATTATGTTTTTGACACCCCGCCCGGAGAACAGATGCTGATTGACTTCGGTGAGGAGACTCTCTCAAAAACAACGCATATCCATTTCATGTGCCTTTTGCTGCGTTATAGCCGTTTTTTATGCGTCTATGCACAGGATCACAAGTATAACTCGGAAGAGGCCTGTAAGGCGATCTACCGTAGTTTCTGCAGGCTTGGAGGGCGTCCTAAAGAACTGGTCATTGACCAGGACGCCGTGTTTGTCGCCAGTGAAACCTATGGTGAAGTCATCAAGACCAGGACCTTTGAAGATTTCTGTACTGAACAGGATATCCGGCTCTGGGTGTGTAATAAAGCGGATCCGGAAAGCAAGGGACCTATCGAAAACTCTGTCGGGTTCGTGAAGAAAAACTTCTTCAGTGCGCGGAAGGTCACCTGTATCGATGATGTATGGCGTTCCCTGCCCGGATGGCTGGAACGCAAGAACCAGCGGATCCACCGTTCTACCTTACGGGTCCCAAAAGCAGTCTACGACAGCATTGAAAGGTCAGCCATGCGGCCTCTTCTTCCATCCGTGTATGAAACATCTCCGAATACATTCCGCACTTATGAAATCGCGGCAATACCTTACGTCCTGTATAAATCATGCAGGTATTCGGTTCCACGTGATTATGCTTTCAAAACGGTACAGTTCAAAGTTGTCAGTGGGAAGATCCACATTTATGATGACCAGCTGAACTATATCTGTTCCCATAATCTCAGCGAGAGGAAGGGAAGTGTTAATCAGCTCCCGGAACACCGGAAACAGGACTCCGGAGACTGGATCGAGATCATGGAGCGTCTCCGTGGGAAATGGAACTGCTATGACTTCCAGCACTTCATCAATGGTGTGAAAAAGGAAAATCCACGGCATATCTCCAAACAGCTTCGGGCAATTGAACAGTTCCTTGATTCTGAGAATCCGGATAAATCCCTGGTAGCGCAGGTGATGAAGGAATGCTGCCAGAAATACCGGTATCAGTTCTCACAGTTTAAAGTTGTTTACAGTCTTGCAAAAGCCGGCCGGGAACTGACCACAGACGACTGCCGTGCCCAGGTTCCATCCGGCAGTGTCAGCTACACGGATCTTTCTGTTTATGCAAAAGCCTTTCAGGAACGCACAGAAAGGAAGGAGGCTGCTGCTCGATGA
- a CDS encoding glycosyltransferase: protein MYERIGFVILHYNAIKETIDCVNSIINNIDTDDYFIIVVDNKSPNNTGEDLKKRYAKNKKVKVILNKSNLGFAGGNNIGYQYAVEELLCSFVCILNNDTLIIQNDFLGTIKQEYQRSKFGVMGPMIILKKGEINNLYYSLPDLEFFKKEKKIMEKEYFIARFHLRIPNALFKMIKNVFCKIVRIKRVSRFHNYFTTAGLNNRHEDVILHGCCLIFSPLYIGAYKEAFNAKTFLYKEEELLYLRCRQKSLKTVYNPNLVIRHLEDASTNSVLESNNAKRVRWAKNQIDSLQVVIEEMENERL, encoded by the coding sequence ATGTATGAAAGAATAGGCTTTGTAATATTACATTACAATGCTATAAAAGAAACGATAGATTGTGTGAATTCAATTATAAATAACATAGATACGGATGATTATTTTATTATTGTTGTTGATAATAAATCTCCGAATAATACGGGAGAAGACTTAAAAAAAAGGTATGCTAAGAATAAGAAAGTAAAGGTAATTTTAAATAAAAGTAATTTAGGATTTGCAGGTGGAAATAACATAGGATACCAATATGCTGTTGAAGAGTTATTATGCTCATTTGTCTGCATTTTAAATAATGATACTCTTATTATTCAGAATGACTTTTTGGGGACCATAAAACAAGAGTATCAAAGAAGTAAATTTGGAGTTATGGGTCCTATGATTATTTTGAAAAAAGGAGAAATTAATAATTTATATTATTCTCTTCCAGATCTTGAATTTTTCAAAAAAGAAAAAAAAATCATGGAAAAAGAGTATTTTATAGCTAGATTTCATCTGCGAATTCCAAATGCTTTATTTAAAATGATAAAAAATGTGTTTTGTAAAATTGTTCGCATAAAAAGAGTATCAAGATTTCATAATTATTTTACAACTGCGGGACTCAATAATAGACATGAAGATGTTATATTGCATGGGTGCTGCCTGATTTTTTCTCCTCTTTATATTGGAGCATATAAGGAGGCTTTTAATGCCAAAACATTCCTTTATAAAGAAGAGGAGTTATTGTATCTTCGTTGCAGGCAAAAAAGCTTAAAAACAGTATACAATCCCAATCTAGTTATTAGACATTTAGAAGACGCCTCTACAAATTCTGTATTGGAAAGTAATAATGCTAAACGAGTAAGATGGGCTAAAAATCAGATTGATTCATTGCAAGTAGTCATTGAGGAGATGGAAAATGAAAGACTTTAA
- a CDS encoding glycosyltransferase family 2 protein, whose translation MKDFNPLVTVIIPMYNRENTILAAVTSVLNQTYRNLELIVVDDCSTDNSVKVVKQLDDDRIRLILSKENKGACVARNIGIECAKGEYIAFHDSDDIWHKNKLEKSLYYIKKTKADMVFSSLYKQGEKKYPTGRIIPRTNLNDMEDKVGVLLGKNCISTQTIVLKKEIIEHIRFDETLPRFQDWDFALQIALSGYKIYFIEEPLVDCYELEDSITKNGTKAVKAYEILEKKYQNQREKNKKAKYTFYSLAGNLLEQNKISGASYFKKAYEQSKKRIDWLRYILAKVRLFRFCTLCADKLHLS comes from the coding sequence ATGAAAGACTTTAATCCTTTAGTAACAGTTATTATACCTATGTATAATAGAGAAAACACAATATTGGCTGCAGTTACTAGTGTTTTAAACCAAACATATAGAAATCTTGAACTGATAGTGGTGGATGATTGCTCGACAGATAATTCTGTAAAAGTTGTCAAGCAATTGGATGATGATAGAATACGATTGATATTATCAAAAGAAAATAAAGGGGCATGTGTAGCGAGAAACATAGGTATCGAATGCGCTAAAGGGGAATATATAGCCTTCCATGATAGCGATGATATTTGGCATAAAAATAAATTGGAAAAATCATTATATTATATAAAAAAAACAAAGGCAGATATGGTTTTTTCATCTTTATATAAGCAGGGAGAAAAAAAATATCCAACCGGCAGAATTATTCCTAGAACTAATTTAAATGATATGGAAGATAAAGTTGGAGTTCTATTGGGGAAAAATTGTATTAGTACTCAAACAATAGTTTTGAAAAAAGAAATAATCGAACATATTAGATTCGATGAAACATTGCCAAGATTTCAGGACTGGGATTTTGCCCTTCAAATTGCTTTGAGCGGATATAAAATATATTTTATTGAAGAGCCACTGGTAGATTGTTATGAGTTAGAAGATAGTATTACTAAAAATGGTACTAAAGCTGTTAAAGCATATGAAATTTTAGAAAAGAAATATCAAAATCAAAGAGAGAAAAATAAAAAAGCTAAGTATACTTTTTATAGTCTGGCAGGGAATTTACTAGAACAAAACAAAATTAGTGGCGCAAGTTATTTTAAAAAAGCATATGAACAAAGCAAAAAAAGAATAGACTGGCTTAGATATATATTAGCAAAAGTGAGACTTTTCAGATTTTGTACATTATGTGCTGATAAGCTTCACTTAAGTTAA
- the istB gene encoding IS21-like element helper ATPase IstB yields the protein MNREILKSMDTGHIPVQRLTALLETFTLKHAARMLPDLLETADLQDSSCREFLLAVLETEVKGRNERRRKRNYSAAHFPPNIRPLEEFDPEELESGITHAQLSVLKELSWLDNCGNLVFAGPPGLGKTMVACGLGLQAVNSGYTVCFEKMTSLIKILDTAETERAAGFRLKNIKKAQLVIIDEIGYTPISRGQANRFFTFISDTYETSSIIFTTNKEIVDWAEMMGDPVLTTAMLDRILHHAKCYSFRGESYRLKHPDLYPKGETGM from the coding sequence ATGAACCGTGAAATCTTAAAAAGTATGGATACCGGCCATATCCCTGTACAGCGGCTCACAGCGTTGCTCGAAACATTTACCTTAAAGCACGCGGCGCGCATGCTTCCGGATCTTCTGGAAACTGCGGATCTGCAGGACTCCTCCTGCAGGGAATTTCTTCTGGCCGTTCTTGAGACCGAAGTCAAAGGGCGGAATGAACGGCGTCGGAAGCGTAACTATTCCGCGGCGCATTTTCCACCAAATATCCGGCCGCTGGAAGAGTTTGATCCGGAAGAGCTGGAGTCAGGTATCACCCACGCACAGCTCTCCGTTTTGAAAGAACTGTCCTGGCTGGACAACTGCGGAAACCTTGTCTTTGCGGGGCCTCCGGGCCTCGGCAAGACCATGGTTGCCTGTGGCCTTGGTCTGCAGGCTGTCAACAGCGGCTATACTGTATGTTTTGAGAAGATGACCAGTCTGATCAAGATCCTTGATACCGCAGAGACAGAGCGTGCAGCCGGATTCCGGCTCAAAAATATCAAGAAAGCACAGCTTGTCATAATTGATGAGATCGGCTACACACCGATCAGCCGCGGACAGGCAAACAGATTTTTCACATTTATCAGTGATACCTATGAAACCAGTTCTATCATCTTTACCACCAACAAAGAGATCGTTGACTGGGCTGAGATGATGGGGGATCCGGTACTTACCACTGCAATGCTGGATCGGATCCTGCACCATGCCAAGTGTTACTCTTTCCGCGGGGAATCGTACCGGCTGAAGCACCCTGACCTTTACCCAAAGGGAGAAACAGGGATGTAA
- a CDS encoding glycosyltransferase family 2 protein, with protein sequence MNQSIAASIVLYNPQIDRLRDNIVSAAAQTECIVLIDNGSSNIDEIEKADFVVEHCVLIKNSSNLGLATALNQAMQWAYENDYDWVLTLDQDSVCEKSLVVNLSKHVNKERVGIIAPKFIDRNCKRLSDSETGWKYILRCITSASLTNVKIWKEVGEFNEELFIDYVDYDFCAKLIRSGYAIIKDSDVSLIHEIGHSKRIFVAKKHSYILYNHSAMRDYYIVRNTLYYCYEYPDVWNVKREKRELLIRCVMIMLFESDKRHKFAAMLKGWKDSKKLISNQKNRKKEEKEEIRKKNIEYVK encoded by the coding sequence ATGAATCAAAGTATTGCGGCGTCTATTGTATTATATAATCCTCAAATAGATCGGTTGAGAGATAACATTGTGTCTGCAGCAGCACAAACAGAGTGTATAGTTCTTATAGATAATGGAAGTTCTAATATAGATGAAATAGAAAAGGCAGATTTTGTTGTTGAGCATTGCGTTTTGATAAAAAATAGTTCCAATTTAGGGTTAGCTACAGCTTTAAATCAGGCGATGCAGTGGGCTTATGAGAATGATTATGATTGGGTTTTGACATTAGACCAGGATTCTGTTTGTGAGAAAAGTCTTGTTGTAAATTTATCTAAACATGTCAATAAAGAAAGAGTAGGTATTATTGCACCTAAATTTATAGATAGAAATTGTAAAAGACTATCAGACAGTGAAACGGGATGGAAATATATATTGAGATGCATAACTTCAGCATCGTTGACTAATGTTAAAATCTGGAAAGAAGTAGGGGAATTCAATGAGGAACTTTTTATTGATTATGTAGATTATGATTTTTGCGCAAAATTGATAAGAAGTGGATACGCAATTATAAAGGATTCAGATGTATCTCTCATCCATGAAATCGGGCATTCAAAAAGGATATTTGTGGCTAAAAAGCATTCATATATATTATATAACCATTCGGCAATGCGAGATTACTATATTGTAAGAAACACTTTGTATTATTGTTATGAATATCCAGATGTTTGGAATGTGAAAAGAGAAAAAAGAGAATTGCTGATCAGATGTGTGATGATTATGCTTTTTGAATCGGACAAGCGGCATAAGTTTGCAGCAATGCTAAAAGGATGGAAAGATTCTAAAAAGCTTATTTCTAATCAGAAGAATCGAAAAAAAGAGGAAAAAGAGGAAATAAGAAAGAAAAATATTGAATATGTAAAATAG
- a CDS encoding glycosyltransferase has product MARCLDSLLKQTINEIEIICVNDGSPDHTIDILKGYQEKYSDKVRVIDKCNEGVWKARLEGVTEAKGKYVGFIDADDYVKPNYAEIMLNTAINYDADITICGFERMDMETGIVFSREMCKKENAFSPKNNPAKLISINGAVWNKIFKADLIKSMKTIANPPTIWEDIVFQLLLYPKVKKVAYTGECLICYMVHQNSAINTVKLEQIEEIYCALTEVRDIYAENATDMLSLFDTIAFLHLGISLNFRLSCDKTLDLKSIFQKNNAILNQKFPLWKKSKYLRFSYMVKNGFANWKLWIMKLIYQMHGLRLFLSVYRFMINKLKIDIKW; this is encoded by the coding sequence GTGGCTAGATGTTTGGACTCACTTTTAAAGCAAACCATAAATGAAATTGAAATTATATGTGTGAATGATGGATCGCCCGATCATACAATAGACATTCTTAAAGGGTATCAAGAAAAATATAGCGACAAGGTAAGGGTTATTGATAAATGTAATGAAGGAGTATGGAAAGCAAGACTGGAAGGAGTTACTGAAGCAAAGGGAAAATATGTAGGATTTATTGATGCAGATGATTATGTAAAACCAAATTATGCCGAAATTATGCTTAATACGGCTATAAATTATGACGCAGATATTACAATTTGTGGTTTTGAAAGAATGGATATGGAAACTGGGATTGTATTTTCAAGAGAAATGTGTAAAAAAGAAAATGCATTTTCGCCTAAGAATAATCCTGCAAAGCTTATTAGCATCAATGGAGCGGTATGGAACAAGATATTTAAAGCAGATTTAATAAAAAGTATGAAAACGATTGCCAATCCTCCGACAATTTGGGAGGATATTGTGTTTCAGTTACTTTTATATCCAAAAGTAAAAAAAGTTGCGTATACGGGAGAATGTCTCATTTGTTATATGGTACATCAAAATTCTGCAATAAATACAGTGAAACTAGAACAGATTGAAGAGATATACTGTGCTTTGACTGAAGTGCGTGATATATATGCAGAGAACGCTACAGATATGTTATCATTATTTGACACTATTGCTTTTTTACACTTAGGTATTTCGTTGAATTTTCGATTATCATGTGATAAAACGCTGGATTTAAAGAGTATATTTCAAAAAAATAACGCAATCTTAAATCAAAAGTTTCCTCTCTGGAAGAAATCAAAATATCTACGGTTCTCTTATATGGTAAAGAACGGATTTGCTAACTGGAAACTATGGATTATGAAGCTGATATACCAGATGCATGGATTAAGATTGTTTTTGTCAGTATATCGTTTTATGATTAATAAATTAAAGATAGATATCAAGTGGTAG